A region from the Benincasa hispida cultivar B227 chromosome 8, ASM972705v1, whole genome shotgun sequence genome encodes:
- the LOC120083760 gene encoding pentatricopeptide repeat-containing protein At4g19890 isoform X1 produces MQFLASLRILRPHGFLQKLCFFQQRSSVSASMPFFSSTHLGSISSLHNDSSSSSSLQSPVQTICSLVLQTYFRQPHLRFSPSKLNLDMDADSLTHEQAISVVASLASEEGSMVALSFFYWAIGFPKFRHFMRLYIVCTMSLIGKCNLERAREVVECMVGAFAEIGKLKEAVDMIFDMRNQGLVLTTRVMNRTIMVAAEMGLLEYAGNVFDEMSARGVSPDSCTYKSIIAGYCRIGDVLEADRWICEMMERGFVVDNATLTLIIKAFCEKSYVNRALWFFHKVSKMGLSPNLINYSSMINGLCKRGSVKQAFELLEEMVRNGWKPNVYTHTSLIHGLCKKGWTERAFRLFLKLVRSDNYKPNVHTYTAMISGYCKEEKLNRAEMLFERMKEQGMVPNTNTYTTLIDGHCKAGNFSKAYELMDLMCNEGFFPNICTYNAIVDSLCKRGRAEEAFKLLNKGFRNQIEADSVTYTILISEQCKRADMNQALMFLNKMFKVGFQPDIHLYTTLIAAFCREKMMKDSEKLFAEVVKLGLAPTKETYTSMICGYCRERKISLAVKFFQKMSDHGCAPDSISYGSLISGLCKESRLDEARQLYDNMIDKGLSPCEVTRVTLIYEYCKAEDFASAMVILEQLDKKLWIPTVHTLIRKLCCEKKVAMAALFFHKLLDKQVSVDHVTLAAFITACCESNKYALVSDLSERISRAALQGCLQDDKPWPALQVCCRKNSLLLQPQYERF; encoded by the exons ATGCAGTTCTTGGCGTCTCTCCGAATTCTAAGGCCCCATGGATTTCTCCAGAAATTATGTTTCTTTCAACAGCGATCTTCAGTTTCTGCCTCCATGCCATTTTTCTCCTCAACTCATCTTGGTTCCATCTCTTCGCTCCACaatgattcttcttcttcttcttcgttgcaGTCTCCTGTGCAAACGATTTGTTCATTGGTCCTCCAGACTTATTTTCGTCAACCCCATCTGAGATTCTCTCCTTCTAAGTTGAACCTTGATATGGATGCCGACTCCTTGACTCATGAGCAAGCCATTTCTGTCGTTGCTTCGCTTGCTAGCGAGGAGGGTTCAATGGTGGCGCTGAGTTTCTTTTACTGGGCAATTGGGTTCCCCAAGTTCCGCCACTTCATGCGGCTTTACATAGTTTGTACGATGTCATTGATTGGGAAATGTAATCTAGAGCGAGCCCGTGAAGTTGTGGAGTGTATGGTTGGGGCTTTTGCTGAAATTGGGAAGTTGAAGGAGGCGGTGGATATGATCTTTGACATGAGAAATCAGGGACTTGTGTTGACCACCAGGGTAATGAATCGTACTATCATGGTGGCTGCTGAAATGGGGCTGCTTGAATATGCAGGCAATGTGTTCGACGAAATGTCTGCAAGAGGTGTGTCTCCTGATTCTTGCACTTATAAGTCTATAATTGCTGGTTATTGTAGAATTGGTGATGTTTTGGAAGCAGATAGGTGGATATGTGAGATGATGGAGAGAGGCTTTGTGGTTGATAATGCCACGTTGACTTTGATTATTAAAGCTTTTTGTGAAAAGAGTTATGTAAACAGGGCACTTTGGTTTTTTCATAAGGTTTCAAAGATGGGTTTATCGCCAAATTTGATAAACTATTCATCTATGATTAATGGGTTGTGCAAGAGGGGTAGTGTTAAGCAAGCATTTGAGTTATTGGAAGAGATGGTTAGAAATGGCTGGAAACCCAATGTGTATACCCACACATCATTAATTCATGGGCTTTGCAAGAAAGGGTGGACAGAAAGAGCCTTTAGACTGTTTCTTAAACTTGTTAGAAGTGATAACTACAAGCCAAATGTGCACACTTACACAGCCATGATAAGTGGGTACTGCAAAGAGGAGAAGTTGAATAGAGCTGAAATGTTGTTTGAAAGAATGAAAGAACAGGGAATGGTTCCAAACACCAACACTTatacaactcttattgatgggCACTGTAAGGCTGGCAATTTCAGTAAAGCCTATGAATTGATGGATTTGATGTGTAATGAAGGTTTCTTCCCTAATATATGTACATACAATGCAATTGTTGATAGTCTCTGCAAAAGAGGGAGAGCTGAAGAGGCTTTCAAACTGCTAAATAAAGGGTTTCGGAATCAAATTGAAGCCGACAGTGTCACATACACCATTCTGATATCTGAGCAGTGTAAGCGAGCCGATATGAACCAAGCCCTTATGTTTCTAAATAAGATGTTTAAAGTTGGTTTCCAGCCTGATATCCATTTATATACGACTTTGATTGCTGCCTTCTGCAGGGAAAAAATGATGAAGGATAGCGAAAAGTTGTTTGCGGAAGTTGTTAAGCTTGGCTTGGCTCCAACAAAGGAAACTTACACATCCATGATATGTGGCTATTGTAGGGAGAGAAAAATTAGCTTAGCAGTCAAATTTTTCCAGAAGATGAGTGACCATGGTTGTGCACCAGATAGCATTAGTTATGGTTCTTTAATCAGTGGGCTTTGTAAAGAGTCGAGGCTGGATGAGGCTCGCCAATTATACGATAACATGATAGACAAAGGGCTGTCTCCTTGTGAAGTTACTCGGGTGACATTGATTTACGAGTATTGCAAAGCAGAAGACTTCGCTTCAGCCATGGTTATCTTGGAACAGCTCGACAAAAAGCTTTGGATACCCACGGTTCATACGTTAATAAGGAAGCTTTGTTGCGAGAAGAAAGTCGCCATGGCAGCTCTGTTCTTTCATAAGTTACTGGATAAGCAGGTCAGTGTCGATCACGTGACTTTGGCTGCATTCATCACTGCCTGTTGTGAGAGCAATAAGTATGCTCTTGTTTCCGACTTATCCGAGAGGATTTCGAGAG CTGCATTGCAGGGATGTCTTCAAGATGATAAACCTTGGCCTGCACTTCAAGTTTGCTGCAG GAAGAATTCTCTGCTGTTACAGCCACAATATGAACGgttttaa
- the LOC120083760 gene encoding pentatricopeptide repeat-containing protein At4g19890 isoform X3, which translates to MQFLASLRILRPHGFLQKLCFFQQRSSVSASMPFFSSTHLGSISSLHNDSSSSSSLQSPVQTICSLVLQTYFRQPHLRFSPSKLNLDMDADSLTHEQAISVVASLASEEGSMVALSFFYWAIGFPKFRHFMRLYIVCTMSLIGKCNLERAREVVECMVGAFAEIGKLKEAVDMIFDMRNQGLVLTTRVMNRTIMVAAEMGLLEYAGNVFDEMSARGVSPDSCTYKSIIAGYCRIGDVLEADRWICEMMERGFVVDNATLTLIIKAFCEKSYVNRALWFFHKVSKMGLSPNLINYSSMINGLCKRGSVKQAFELLEEMVRNGWKPNVYTHTSLIHGLCKKGWTERAFRLFLKLVRSDNYKPNVHTYTAMISGYCKEEKLNRAEMLFERMKEQGMVPNTNTYTTLIDGHCKAGNFSKAYELMDLMCNEGFFPNICTYNAIVDSLCKRGRAEEAFKLLNKGFRNQIEADSVTYTILISEQCKRADMNQALMFLNKMFKVGFQPDIHLYTTLIAAFCREKMMKDSEKLFAEVVKLGLAPTKETYTSMICGYCRERKISLAVKFFQKMSDHGCAPDSISYGSLISGLCKESRLDEARQLYDNMIDKGLSPCEVTRVTLIYEYCKAEDFASAMVILEQLDKKLWIPTVHTLIRKLCCEKKVAMAALFFHKLLDKQVSVDHVTLAAFITACCESNKYALVSDLSERISRGIG; encoded by the coding sequence ATGCAGTTCTTGGCGTCTCTCCGAATTCTAAGGCCCCATGGATTTCTCCAGAAATTATGTTTCTTTCAACAGCGATCTTCAGTTTCTGCCTCCATGCCATTTTTCTCCTCAACTCATCTTGGTTCCATCTCTTCGCTCCACaatgattcttcttcttcttcttcgttgcaGTCTCCTGTGCAAACGATTTGTTCATTGGTCCTCCAGACTTATTTTCGTCAACCCCATCTGAGATTCTCTCCTTCTAAGTTGAACCTTGATATGGATGCCGACTCCTTGACTCATGAGCAAGCCATTTCTGTCGTTGCTTCGCTTGCTAGCGAGGAGGGTTCAATGGTGGCGCTGAGTTTCTTTTACTGGGCAATTGGGTTCCCCAAGTTCCGCCACTTCATGCGGCTTTACATAGTTTGTACGATGTCATTGATTGGGAAATGTAATCTAGAGCGAGCCCGTGAAGTTGTGGAGTGTATGGTTGGGGCTTTTGCTGAAATTGGGAAGTTGAAGGAGGCGGTGGATATGATCTTTGACATGAGAAATCAGGGACTTGTGTTGACCACCAGGGTAATGAATCGTACTATCATGGTGGCTGCTGAAATGGGGCTGCTTGAATATGCAGGCAATGTGTTCGACGAAATGTCTGCAAGAGGTGTGTCTCCTGATTCTTGCACTTATAAGTCTATAATTGCTGGTTATTGTAGAATTGGTGATGTTTTGGAAGCAGATAGGTGGATATGTGAGATGATGGAGAGAGGCTTTGTGGTTGATAATGCCACGTTGACTTTGATTATTAAAGCTTTTTGTGAAAAGAGTTATGTAAACAGGGCACTTTGGTTTTTTCATAAGGTTTCAAAGATGGGTTTATCGCCAAATTTGATAAACTATTCATCTATGATTAATGGGTTGTGCAAGAGGGGTAGTGTTAAGCAAGCATTTGAGTTATTGGAAGAGATGGTTAGAAATGGCTGGAAACCCAATGTGTATACCCACACATCATTAATTCATGGGCTTTGCAAGAAAGGGTGGACAGAAAGAGCCTTTAGACTGTTTCTTAAACTTGTTAGAAGTGATAACTACAAGCCAAATGTGCACACTTACACAGCCATGATAAGTGGGTACTGCAAAGAGGAGAAGTTGAATAGAGCTGAAATGTTGTTTGAAAGAATGAAAGAACAGGGAATGGTTCCAAACACCAACACTTatacaactcttattgatgggCACTGTAAGGCTGGCAATTTCAGTAAAGCCTATGAATTGATGGATTTGATGTGTAATGAAGGTTTCTTCCCTAATATATGTACATACAATGCAATTGTTGATAGTCTCTGCAAAAGAGGGAGAGCTGAAGAGGCTTTCAAACTGCTAAATAAAGGGTTTCGGAATCAAATTGAAGCCGACAGTGTCACATACACCATTCTGATATCTGAGCAGTGTAAGCGAGCCGATATGAACCAAGCCCTTATGTTTCTAAATAAGATGTTTAAAGTTGGTTTCCAGCCTGATATCCATTTATATACGACTTTGATTGCTGCCTTCTGCAGGGAAAAAATGATGAAGGATAGCGAAAAGTTGTTTGCGGAAGTTGTTAAGCTTGGCTTGGCTCCAACAAAGGAAACTTACACATCCATGATATGTGGCTATTGTAGGGAGAGAAAAATTAGCTTAGCAGTCAAATTTTTCCAGAAGATGAGTGACCATGGTTGTGCACCAGATAGCATTAGTTATGGTTCTTTAATCAGTGGGCTTTGTAAAGAGTCGAGGCTGGATGAGGCTCGCCAATTATACGATAACATGATAGACAAAGGGCTGTCTCCTTGTGAAGTTACTCGGGTGACATTGATTTACGAGTATTGCAAAGCAGAAGACTTCGCTTCAGCCATGGTTATCTTGGAACAGCTCGACAAAAAGCTTTGGATACCCACGGTTCATACGTTAATAAGGAAGCTTTGTTGCGAGAAGAAAGTCGCCATGGCAGCTCTGTTCTTTCATAAGTTACTGGATAAGCAGGTCAGTGTCGATCACGTGACTTTGGCTGCATTCATCACTGCCTGTTGTGAGAGCAATAAGTATGCTCTTGTTTCCGACTTATCCGAGAGGATTTCGAGAGGTATCGGCTAA
- the LOC120083760 gene encoding pentatricopeptide repeat-containing protein At4g19890 isoform X2: protein MQFLASLRILRPHGFLQKLCFFQQRSSVSASMPFFSSTHLGSISSLHNDSSSSSSLQSPVQTICSLVLQTYFRQPHLRFSPSKLNLDMDADSLTHEQAISVVASLASEEGSMVALSFFYWAIGFPKFRHFMRLYIVCTMSLIGKCNLERAREVVECMVGAFAEIGKLKEAVDMIFDMRNQGLVLTTRVMNRTIMVAAEMGLLEYAGNVFDEMSARGVSPDSCTYKSIIAGYCRIGDVLEADRWICEMMERGFVVDNATLTLIIKAFCEKSYVNRALWFFHKVSKMGLSPNLINYSSMINGLCKRGSVKQAFELLEEMVRNGWKPNVYTHTSLIHGLCKKGWTERAFRLFLKLVRSDNYKPNVHTYTAMISGYCKEEKLNRAEMLFERMKEQGMVPNTNTYTTLIDGHCKAGNFSKAYELMDLMCNEGFFPNICTYNAIVDSLCKRGRAEEAFKLLNKGFRNQIEADSVTYTILISEQCKRADMNQALMFLNKMFKVGFQPDIHLYTTLIAAFCREKMMKDSEKLFAEVVKLGLAPTKETYTSMICGYCRERKISLAVKFFQKMSDHGCAPDSISYGSLISGLCKESRLDEARQLYDNMIDKGLSPCEVTRVTLIYEYCKAEDFASAMVILEQLDKKLWIPTVHTLIRKLCCEKKVAMAALFFHKLLDKQVSVDHVTLAAFITACCESNKYALVSDLSERISRASCIAGMSSR from the exons ATGCAGTTCTTGGCGTCTCTCCGAATTCTAAGGCCCCATGGATTTCTCCAGAAATTATGTTTCTTTCAACAGCGATCTTCAGTTTCTGCCTCCATGCCATTTTTCTCCTCAACTCATCTTGGTTCCATCTCTTCGCTCCACaatgattcttcttcttcttcttcgttgcaGTCTCCTGTGCAAACGATTTGTTCATTGGTCCTCCAGACTTATTTTCGTCAACCCCATCTGAGATTCTCTCCTTCTAAGTTGAACCTTGATATGGATGCCGACTCCTTGACTCATGAGCAAGCCATTTCTGTCGTTGCTTCGCTTGCTAGCGAGGAGGGTTCAATGGTGGCGCTGAGTTTCTTTTACTGGGCAATTGGGTTCCCCAAGTTCCGCCACTTCATGCGGCTTTACATAGTTTGTACGATGTCATTGATTGGGAAATGTAATCTAGAGCGAGCCCGTGAAGTTGTGGAGTGTATGGTTGGGGCTTTTGCTGAAATTGGGAAGTTGAAGGAGGCGGTGGATATGATCTTTGACATGAGAAATCAGGGACTTGTGTTGACCACCAGGGTAATGAATCGTACTATCATGGTGGCTGCTGAAATGGGGCTGCTTGAATATGCAGGCAATGTGTTCGACGAAATGTCTGCAAGAGGTGTGTCTCCTGATTCTTGCACTTATAAGTCTATAATTGCTGGTTATTGTAGAATTGGTGATGTTTTGGAAGCAGATAGGTGGATATGTGAGATGATGGAGAGAGGCTTTGTGGTTGATAATGCCACGTTGACTTTGATTATTAAAGCTTTTTGTGAAAAGAGTTATGTAAACAGGGCACTTTGGTTTTTTCATAAGGTTTCAAAGATGGGTTTATCGCCAAATTTGATAAACTATTCATCTATGATTAATGGGTTGTGCAAGAGGGGTAGTGTTAAGCAAGCATTTGAGTTATTGGAAGAGATGGTTAGAAATGGCTGGAAACCCAATGTGTATACCCACACATCATTAATTCATGGGCTTTGCAAGAAAGGGTGGACAGAAAGAGCCTTTAGACTGTTTCTTAAACTTGTTAGAAGTGATAACTACAAGCCAAATGTGCACACTTACACAGCCATGATAAGTGGGTACTGCAAAGAGGAGAAGTTGAATAGAGCTGAAATGTTGTTTGAAAGAATGAAAGAACAGGGAATGGTTCCAAACACCAACACTTatacaactcttattgatgggCACTGTAAGGCTGGCAATTTCAGTAAAGCCTATGAATTGATGGATTTGATGTGTAATGAAGGTTTCTTCCCTAATATATGTACATACAATGCAATTGTTGATAGTCTCTGCAAAAGAGGGAGAGCTGAAGAGGCTTTCAAACTGCTAAATAAAGGGTTTCGGAATCAAATTGAAGCCGACAGTGTCACATACACCATTCTGATATCTGAGCAGTGTAAGCGAGCCGATATGAACCAAGCCCTTATGTTTCTAAATAAGATGTTTAAAGTTGGTTTCCAGCCTGATATCCATTTATATACGACTTTGATTGCTGCCTTCTGCAGGGAAAAAATGATGAAGGATAGCGAAAAGTTGTTTGCGGAAGTTGTTAAGCTTGGCTTGGCTCCAACAAAGGAAACTTACACATCCATGATATGTGGCTATTGTAGGGAGAGAAAAATTAGCTTAGCAGTCAAATTTTTCCAGAAGATGAGTGACCATGGTTGTGCACCAGATAGCATTAGTTATGGTTCTTTAATCAGTGGGCTTTGTAAAGAGTCGAGGCTGGATGAGGCTCGCCAATTATACGATAACATGATAGACAAAGGGCTGTCTCCTTGTGAAGTTACTCGGGTGACATTGATTTACGAGTATTGCAAAGCAGAAGACTTCGCTTCAGCCATGGTTATCTTGGAACAGCTCGACAAAAAGCTTTGGATACCCACGGTTCATACGTTAATAAGGAAGCTTTGTTGCGAGAAGAAAGTCGCCATGGCAGCTCTGTTCTTTCATAAGTTACTGGATAAGCAGGTCAGTGTCGATCACGTGACTTTGGCTGCATTCATCACTGCCTGTTGTGAGAGCAATAAGTATGCTCTTGTTTCCGACTTATCCGAGAGGATTTCGAGAG CTAGCTGCATTGCAGGGATGTCTTCAAGATGA